The following are from one region of the Sandaracinus amylolyticus genome:
- a CDS encoding DUF4215 domain-containing protein: MLFRPRQLGLAVVVAGVAGCVLPPAADEIRDPWIDGGPPPNAERCEVLFPWYEGSCADGNKDDGDGCSRGCEIEDGWDCASGVCLPICGDDLVVGDEVCDDGVAGRLDYCADDCRAVTGSCGDGVLHDNEGCEGELHQGVAHDVRWRCGDLCQVEILDRDVTLADRFGCALRADGLARCWGPEAPPIPEDERFVSLHAGSTLVCAVREDGSPACWGDSSPWYEETAQAFVGAWAPTDRLAIIRVARDEGILSSVLFGITTTGRAEAFAADRREWALWDGHFVSFGETRYVEMAPSSGSTGCAFTADYNSVCWSLDRGDTAPIQPPGSIRGYHHGCWLPADGFHPECRNMYGAVSLPRTFFGERIASFAPDGRCALRPDGTVNRLAVEYGASGPVPGRFGAIECDEQGAGCGVTFGGQIACWEGREGRAAVTPDFDPFAD, translated from the coding sequence ATGCTGTTTCGGCCGCGGCAGCTCGGATTGGCGGTCGTTGTTGCGGGCGTGGCGGGTTGCGTGCTGCCACCGGCCGCGGACGAAATACGCGATCCGTGGATCGACGGCGGTCCGCCACCGAACGCCGAGCGCTGCGAAGTGCTCTTCCCGTGGTACGAAGGCTCCTGCGCCGACGGCAACAAAGACGATGGTGACGGCTGCTCGCGCGGATGCGAAATCGAAGACGGTTGGGATTGCGCGAGCGGAGTGTGCCTGCCGATCTGTGGCGACGATCTCGTGGTCGGCGACGAGGTTTGCGACGACGGTGTGGCCGGTCGACTCGACTACTGCGCAGACGACTGTCGTGCGGTGACCGGCTCCTGCGGTGATGGCGTCCTGCACGACAACGAAGGCTGTGAAGGCGAGCTGCATCAGGGCGTCGCGCACGACGTGCGCTGGCGATGCGGAGATCTTTGTCAGGTCGAGATCCTCGATCGCGATGTCACGCTCGCCGACCGGTTCGGCTGCGCGCTGCGTGCTGACGGGCTCGCTCGGTGCTGGGGCCCTGAGGCGCCGCCGATCCCCGAGGATGAACGCTTCGTCTCGTTGCACGCAGGCAGCACGCTCGTCTGCGCGGTTCGTGAGGACGGCTCACCCGCGTGCTGGGGTGACTCGTCTCCGTGGTACGAGGAAACTGCCCAGGCGTTCGTCGGCGCGTGGGCTCCTACGGATCGCCTCGCGATCATCCGAGTGGCTCGGGACGAAGGAATCTTGTCCAGCGTGCTCTTCGGGATCACGACCACCGGTCGCGCGGAGGCATTTGCGGCCGACCGCCGCGAGTGGGCGCTGTGGGACGGTCATTTCGTGTCGTTCGGCGAGACTCGATACGTCGAGATGGCCCCGAGCAGTGGCAGCACGGGCTGCGCGTTCACGGCCGACTACAATTCGGTCTGCTGGAGTCTCGACCGCGGAGACACTGCCCCGATCCAGCCACCCGGGTCGATTCGCGGCTACCACCACGGATGCTGGCTGCCGGCCGACGGGTTCCACCCCGAGTGCCGGAACATGTACGGCGCCGTCTCGCTCCCGCGCACGTTCTTCGGGGAGCGCATCGCGAGCTTCGCGCCTGATGGACGTTGTGCGCTCCGTCCCGACGGCACGGTCAATCGACTCGCCGTCGAGTACGGCGCATCCGGGCCCGTGCCCGGGCGCTTCGGCGCCATCGAGTGTGATGAGCAGGGGGCTGGGTGTGGGGTCACCTTCGGTGGCCAGATCGCGTGCTGGGAGGGCAGGGAGGGTCGCGCCGCGGTGACGCCGGATTTCGATCCATTCGCCGATTGA
- a CDS encoding helix-turn-helix transcriptional regulator yields MSEVLPSLVRAFVEVIEDADLDPVGARAGLPAIERALRGEAERVPWDEYAAMLNRVGTKLTPVEQELLGERYTGFVSEFRVLAQLAVSPVRLFRVALGTLHVTWPHARFEHAWVGEREATVDVEVPAPYLPCPLWLRASVGLFRALPRLMSLPDAEVEHELGERGGHYRLRLPASGTIVARARRAVDARELRLLADHLLDAVIEPPRPSIGSVPDVLTLQRAWGLTRMEARVARRLATGMRLKDVARDLGISQETARTHLKQLFSKTDTNRQVALVALLRGLPLDRSE; encoded by the coding sequence ATGTCCGAAGTCCTGCCCTCGCTCGTGCGTGCCTTCGTCGAAGTGATCGAGGACGCCGACCTCGATCCCGTCGGCGCGCGCGCGGGGCTCCCGGCGATCGAGCGCGCGTTGCGAGGCGAGGCCGAGCGGGTGCCGTGGGACGAGTACGCGGCGATGCTCAATCGCGTCGGCACCAAGCTGACGCCGGTCGAGCAGGAGCTGCTCGGTGAGCGGTACACCGGGTTCGTCAGCGAGTTCCGCGTCCTCGCGCAGCTCGCCGTCTCGCCGGTGCGCCTCTTCCGGGTGGCGCTCGGGACGCTGCACGTGACGTGGCCCCACGCGCGCTTCGAGCACGCGTGGGTCGGCGAGCGCGAGGCGACGGTCGACGTCGAAGTGCCGGCGCCGTATCTGCCGTGCCCTTTGTGGCTGCGCGCGTCGGTGGGGCTCTTCCGCGCGCTGCCGCGCCTGATGAGCCTGCCCGACGCCGAAGTGGAGCACGAGCTCGGTGAGCGCGGCGGGCACTACCGCCTTCGCCTGCCGGCCTCGGGCACGATCGTCGCGCGCGCGCGGCGCGCGGTCGACGCACGCGAGCTGAGGTTGCTCGCCGATCACCTGCTCGACGCGGTGATCGAGCCGCCGCGACCGTCGATCGGATCGGTGCCCGACGTGCTCACGCTGCAGCGTGCGTGGGGCCTCACGCGGATGGAGGCGCGCGTCGCGCGGCGGCTCGCGACCGGGATGCGGCTGAAGGACGTCGCGCGCGATCTCGGGATCTCGCAGGAGACCGCGCGCACGCACCTCAAGCAGCTCTTCTCGAAGACCGACACGAACCGGCAGGTCGCGCTCGTCGCGTTGCTGCGCGGGCTGCCGCTCGATCGCTCCGAGTGA
- a CDS encoding adenylosuccinate synthetase: MSAWVVVDLGFGDSGKGTITDFLVRETGARVVVRWNGGAQAGHTVVTDDGRVHTFSQFGAGSFVPGVETFLSERMVIHPTAMLVEARYLERVDVRDALSRVRIAERARVITPWHQSANRARESARGAGRHGTCGVGFGEAVRDALESDDVVRAGDLREITRLRAKAERARARVWASLSEERAALGEAHAELAIFGDRELVARWCEAAAQLASNVVADDALDAVLRDERDVVLEGAQGVLLDQRFGFHPHTTWSDCTARGARELLAQHGHRDETTVLGVLRTYPTRHGEGPFPTEDRGLRLPEPHNDARGWQGTFRVGHPDLVLARYAARVCGGVDALAITHLDRTAALDRVATSYEWADDRELFVHDAHGRAIDLREGDLDHQARLGRALREVTPRYEPLDGSPMELLGVPIAITSSGPTASAKRWRR, from the coding sequence ATGAGCGCGTGGGTCGTCGTCGACCTCGGGTTCGGCGACTCGGGCAAGGGCACGATCACCGACTTCCTGGTGCGCGAGACCGGGGCGCGCGTGGTCGTGCGCTGGAACGGCGGCGCCCAGGCGGGCCATACCGTCGTGACCGACGACGGGCGCGTGCACACGTTCTCGCAATTCGGCGCAGGCAGCTTCGTGCCTGGCGTCGAGACGTTCTTGTCGGAGCGGATGGTGATCCATCCGACTGCGATGCTCGTCGAGGCGCGATATCTCGAGAGAGTCGATGTCCGGGATGCGCTGTCGCGCGTTAGAATCGCGGAGCGCGCGCGAGTCATCACGCCGTGGCACCAGAGCGCCAATCGAGCGCGGGAATCGGCACGCGGTGCCGGGCGACACGGCACGTGCGGAGTCGGATTCGGCGAGGCGGTGCGCGATGCGCTCGAGTCGGACGACGTCGTGCGCGCGGGCGATCTCCGTGAGATCACACGACTGCGTGCGAAGGCGGAGCGAGCGCGAGCGAGGGTGTGGGCGAGCCTGAGTGAAGAGCGCGCCGCGCTCGGCGAGGCGCACGCAGAGCTCGCGATCTTCGGCGATCGCGAATTGGTCGCGCGATGGTGCGAGGCCGCGGCGCAGCTCGCGTCGAACGTCGTCGCCGACGACGCGCTCGATGCCGTGCTGCGAGACGAGCGCGACGTGGTGCTCGAGGGCGCGCAGGGCGTGCTGCTCGACCAGCGATTCGGCTTCCATCCTCACACCACCTGGAGCGACTGCACCGCACGGGGCGCGAGGGAGCTGCTCGCGCAGCACGGACATCGCGACGAGACCACGGTGCTGGGCGTGCTGCGCACCTATCCGACCCGTCACGGAGAAGGCCCGTTCCCCACCGAGGATCGCGGCCTGCGACTGCCCGAGCCGCACAACGACGCGCGCGGCTGGCAGGGCACGTTCCGCGTCGGACATCCCGACCTCGTGCTCGCTCGTTATGCGGCGCGGGTCTGCGGTGGTGTCGATGCGCTCGCGATCACGCACCTCGATCGCACGGCGGCGCTCGATCGTGTCGCGACGTCGTACGAGTGGGCCGACGATCGCGAGCTCTTCGTGCACGACGCGCACGGTCGCGCGATCGACCTGCGCGAGGGCGATCTCGATCACCAAGCCCGCTTGGGGCGCGCACTGCGCGAGGTGACGCCGCGCTACGAGCCGCTCGACGGATCGCCGATGGAGCTGCTCGGCGTGCCCATCGCGATCACCTCGAGCGGGCCCACCGCGAGCGCGAAGCGGTGGCGGCGATGA
- a CDS encoding VWA domain-containing protein: MGFGGYSYEAHRAITEARRDLPVQAVFKQREVHPLMRPHGVRVREARDSGGHPRSLAIVMALDVTGSMGEIPERLAKEELPGLIRLLNEHGVDDPQVLFMAIGDAFHDRAPLQIGQFESTAELMDQWLTWTWLEGQGGAFGNESYELALYFAARHLELDCLEKRDQRGYLFLTGDEKPYPALSRSAVRSVLGDELEDDLPLSVVVDEASRVVEPFFLIPDLERRAQCEHAWRDLLGDRVICMESPADTTACIAGIVAMSEGAIADVDAFARKLGERGVPRERIGAAVRALTPWAATIGKDGAPLPALDERASLPTGHETSSGHRRVHPPR, from the coding sequence GTGGGCTTCGGCGGGTACAGCTACGAGGCGCATCGCGCGATCACCGAGGCGCGCCGCGACCTGCCGGTGCAGGCCGTGTTCAAGCAGCGCGAGGTGCACCCGCTGATGCGCCCGCACGGCGTACGGGTCCGCGAAGCGCGCGACAGCGGCGGACATCCGCGCTCGCTCGCGATCGTGATGGCGCTCGACGTGACGGGATCGATGGGCGAGATCCCGGAGCGCCTCGCGAAAGAGGAGCTGCCCGGACTGATTCGACTCCTGAACGAGCACGGCGTCGACGATCCCCAGGTGCTCTTCATGGCGATCGGAGACGCGTTCCACGATCGTGCGCCGCTGCAGATCGGGCAGTTCGAGTCGACGGCCGAGCTGATGGATCAGTGGCTCACGTGGACGTGGCTCGAGGGACAGGGCGGCGCGTTCGGCAACGAGTCGTACGAGCTCGCACTGTATTTCGCGGCGCGACACCTCGAGCTCGACTGTCTCGAGAAGCGCGACCAGCGTGGATATCTGTTCCTCACCGGCGACGAGAAGCCCTATCCCGCGCTCTCGCGCTCGGCGGTGCGCAGCGTGCTCGGCGACGAGCTCGAGGACGATCTGCCGCTCTCGGTCGTGGTCGACGAAGCGTCGCGCGTGGTCGAGCCGTTCTTCTTGATCCCGGATCTCGAGCGACGCGCGCAGTGCGAGCACGCGTGGCGCGACCTGCTCGGTGATCGCGTGATCTGCATGGAGAGCCCGGCCGACACGACCGCGTGCATCGCGGGGATCGTCGCGATGAGCGAAGGTGCGATCGCGGACGTCGACGCATTCGCGCGGAAGCTCGGTGAGCGCGGCGTGCCGCGCGAGCGCATCGGTGCCGCCGTGCGCGCGCTGACGCCGTGGGCCGCGACGATCGGCAAGGACGGCGCGCCACTGCCGGCGCTCGACGAGCGCGCGTCGCTGCCGACGGGGCACGAGACGTCGAGCGGACACCGGCGCGTGCATCCGCCGCGATGA
- a CDS encoding VWA domain-containing protein, translated as MGYGSYSYEAHQAITARRAAVPAQQVFTQRSIHPLMDPKGVKHRESRDSDDHPNTTSIVFALDVSGSMGAIPEQIARTELPTFMKALLDAGVADPQVLFMAFQDAAGGVAPLQVGQFESTAQLMDQWLTWCWLMGGGASAYESYDLAFHFAAHHTKMDCYEKRGKKGFFFMTGDEPCYDALKAQWVKQFVGDELKGDVPLAQVIADCRRTFHPFFLVPDPQRGANVAGFWRKHLGEQTIVLASPEDTCPVAAGIVALQEGVVSDVAALSKRLVDAGLSAARVDRVASAIAPWASTLGKV; from the coding sequence ATGGGTTACGGCAGCTACAGCTACGAGGCGCACCAGGCGATCACCGCACGGCGAGCGGCGGTGCCGGCGCAGCAGGTGTTCACGCAGCGCTCGATCCATCCGCTGATGGATCCCAAGGGCGTGAAGCACCGCGAGTCACGTGACAGCGACGATCATCCGAACACCACGAGCATCGTGTTCGCGCTCGACGTGAGCGGCTCGATGGGCGCGATCCCCGAGCAGATCGCGCGCACCGAATTGCCGACGTTCATGAAGGCGCTGCTCGATGCGGGCGTGGCCGATCCACAGGTGCTCTTCATGGCGTTCCAGGACGCCGCAGGCGGGGTCGCGCCGCTGCAGGTCGGACAGTTCGAGTCGACTGCGCAATTGATGGATCAGTGGCTGACGTGGTGTTGGCTCATGGGCGGCGGCGCGAGCGCGTACGAGTCGTACGACCTCGCGTTCCACTTCGCCGCGCACCACACGAAGATGGATTGCTACGAGAAGCGCGGGAAGAAGGGCTTCTTCTTCATGACGGGAGACGAGCCCTGCTACGACGCGCTGAAGGCGCAGTGGGTGAAGCAGTTCGTCGGCGACGAGCTGAAGGGCGACGTCCCGCTGGCGCAGGTGATCGCGGACTGCAGGCGCACGTTCCATCCGTTCTTCCTGGTGCCCGATCCGCAGCGCGGCGCGAATGTCGCGGGCTTCTGGAGAAAGCACCTGGGCGAGCAGACGATCGTGCTCGCGAGCCCCGAGGACACGTGTCCGGTCGCCGCAGGCATCGTCGCGCTGCAGGAAGGTGTGGTGTCGGACGTCGCCGCGCTCTCGAAGCGCCTCGTCGATGCGGGTCTGTCCGCCGCACGTGTGGATCGCGTCGCGAGCGCGATCGCGCCGTGGGCCAGCACCCTCGGGAAGGTCTGA
- a CDS encoding S1 family peptidase — protein MRSTALILLALSMSFVLGCSASHDRGTGADGGPSTADGGALCDPGDERASAVYHGTREPTTLPLTPGEILAIARVEIGGLCSGAVIAPRWVLTAGHCLGRRGGSITVGANPDRVDREIAIARQLEHPSLDIALLELAQDATVAVPGLVPIRIATFPLTDLVGTTAEAAGYGEREDGNAGARRFTSEPIVQVRGEFTTIDGMGERGVCFGDSGGPLMVVGEDSSVRVIGALSYGDPDCVGRDNYTRVDLAREWIEENIGETPDPIEGCDGVTEAGTCRGATAVWCEGDELHTDTCTADERCMPGPDGRATCVPRSEDPCGGLDATGRCEGGVATWCEGGRVRRADCGRCGLDCAIVAARGGAVCE, from the coding sequence ATGCGATCCACCGCCCTGATCCTCCTCGCGCTCTCGATGTCGTTCGTCCTCGGCTGCAGCGCGTCGCACGATCGCGGCACCGGCGCCGACGGTGGCCCATCGACCGCGGACGGCGGTGCGCTCTGCGATCCCGGCGACGAGCGCGCGAGCGCCGTGTACCACGGCACGCGCGAGCCCACGACGCTGCCGCTGACGCCCGGCGAGATCCTCGCGATCGCGCGCGTCGAGATCGGTGGCCTCTGCAGCGGCGCCGTGATCGCGCCGCGCTGGGTGCTCACGGCCGGACACTGCCTCGGGCGGCGTGGTGGATCGATCACCGTCGGCGCGAACCCCGATCGAGTCGATCGCGAGATCGCGATCGCGCGACAGCTCGAGCACCCGAGCCTCGACATCGCGCTGCTCGAGCTCGCGCAGGACGCGACCGTCGCGGTGCCCGGCCTCGTCCCGATCCGCATCGCGACGTTCCCGCTCACCGATCTCGTCGGGACGACCGCGGAGGCAGCGGGCTACGGAGAGCGCGAGGACGGCAACGCAGGCGCGCGGCGCTTCACGTCGGAGCCGATCGTGCAGGTGCGCGGCGAGTTCACGACGATCGATGGGATGGGCGAGCGCGGCGTGTGCTTCGGTGACTCCGGGGGCCCGCTGATGGTCGTCGGCGAGGACTCGAGCGTCCGGGTGATCGGCGCGCTGAGCTACGGCGATCCCGACTGCGTCGGTCGCGACAACTACACGCGCGTCGATCTCGCGCGCGAGTGGATCGAGGAGAACATCGGCGAGACGCCCGACCCGATCGAGGGCTGCGACGGAGTGACCGAGGCGGGCACGTGCCGCGGCGCGACCGCGGTGTGGTGCGAGGGCGACGAGCTGCACACCGACACCTGCACCGCCGACGAGCGCTGCATGCCCGGGCCCGACGGTCGCGCGACGTGCGTGCCGCGCAGCGAGGACCCGTGCGGCGGGCTCGATGCCACGGGACGCTGCGAAGGCGGCGTCGCGACGTGGTGCGAGGGTGGTCGCGTGCGCCGCGCCGACTGTGGCCGCTGCGGTCTCGACTGCGCGATCGTCGCGGCGCGCGGCGGCGCCGTGTGCGAGTGA